A single Metarhizium brunneum chromosome 5, complete sequence DNA region contains:
- the GIG1_0 gene encoding N-acetylglucosamine-induced protein 1 — MGDNVANSQREEASFPLTDVDKWVLSQTDDEFQKHDWEDLKQVIETNNLSVLKRVPSDLKRYIKWTTETKAQYGSMTQYLLANRLPKSWGQPPFSPESDVPFDKESDYKVLLNDWPYGLESNITHIVVWTRTFIATDDDKGDMTPESRALVKAFVKRYFIDSLGEGGEDKVLWFKNWVALQSVRALEHIHVLVRDVDDDMLERWSGERPRRNF; from the exons ATGGGCGACAATGTAGCCAACAGCCAGAGGGAGGAAGCGTCGTTTCCTCTCACAGACGTTGACAAGTGGGTGCTTTCGCAGACGGATGACGAGTTTCAAAAGCACGACTGGGAAGACTTGAAGCAAGTGATCG AGACCAACAATCTCTCCGTGCTTAAACGCGTCCCCTCAGATCTGAAGCGCTACATAAAATGGACAACTGAGACCAAGGCCCAGTACGGCAGCATGACGCAGTACCTCCTCGCCAACCGACTACCCAAGTCGTGGGGGCAGCCTCCCTTCTCGCCAGAGTCTGATGTCCCGTTCGACAAGGAGTCGGACTACAAGGTCCTCTTGAATGACTGGCCATATGGGCTGGAGTCCAACATTACACACATAGTGGTGTGGACGCGTACGTTTATTGCGACGGATGACGATAAGGGGGATATGACGCCCGAGAGTAGAGCTTTGGTGAAGGCGTTTGTGAAGAGATATTTTATTGACTCGTTGGGTGAGGGGGGCGAGGACAAGGTTCTTTGGTTTAAAAATTGGGTTGCCTTGCAGAGTGTAAGGGCGCTAGAGCACATTCACGTCTTGGTGAGGGATGTGGACGATGATATGTTGGAGCGGTGGTCGGGGGAGAGACCGAGGCGAAATTTCTGA
- the bah_1 gene encoding Acetyl-hydrolase encodes MILGPVSLLDCVVAGIIIAPQMLFTVGPLVTLTVVIRILPFLLFKLPFHFLARYVKPRYAQPWFIAESTVFEDMVIRIVRFGFMNLPVRAARVLFSKQFAYPFLKWRMFRSGHFSFPAHLQETVIEQGNTSAAGLWIKHDPEQEPDVVVYYIHGGGFALGSCYFYLEFLLSMHHLLLKSGFESPAIFALEYSLAPEETHPTQVNQAVLGYRHVLEDVKDASKVCIAGDSAGGTLTLSLLLELGKKTNEFQLNGATTLAVPKLAVLISPWITLVSNIHYPSEVDYLERDTLWKYGKAYRGSAVHDPIASPGLCEDGDLWTAVSPQRGYFIVYGEEETLAPDAEAFVRHQRKNKIEVDAMEFKGGIHAWPVASLMLSGTWDRRLQGLESIVGHVRQKFMNDIVTRKKNTISDIEASD; translated from the exons ATGATCCTCGGCCCCGTTTCCCTCCTAGACTGCGTGGTCGCCGGAATCATAATCGCGCCCCAAATGCTCTTCACGGTCGGTCCTTTGGTTACTTTGACGGTTGTCATCAGAATTCTGCCGTTTCTTT TATTCAAACTCCCCTTTCATTTTCTCGCTCGATACGTCAAGCCTCGCTATGCACAGCCGTGGTTTATTGCCGAGTCCACTGTTTTTGAGGACATGGTGATTCGAATCGTCAGATTTGGATTCATGAATCTTCCCGTCAGGGCGGCCAGGGTCCTCTTTTCGAAACAGTTTGCATATCCGTTCTTGAAATGGAGGATGTTCAGGAGCGGTCATTTTAGCTTTCCTGCCCACTTGCAGGAGACGGTCATTGAGCAG GGCAATACATCTGCCGCGGGTCTTTGGATAAAGCATGATCCGGAGCAGGAACCCGATGTGGTGGTCTACTACATTCATG GTGGCGGTTTTGCGCTGGGCTCATGTTACTTTTACTTGGAGTTTTTACTATCGATGCATCACTTGCTCCTAAAATCTGGTTTTGAGAGTCCAGCTATTTTTGCCTTAGAATACTCACTCGCACCCGAGGAAACGCACCCGACTCAGGTCAACCAGGCCGTCCTTGGATACAGGCACGTTTTGGAAGACGTCAAAGACGCATCCAAGGTGTGCATCGCTGGAGACTCAGCCGGCGGGACTTTGACACTCAGTCTTCTTTTAGAGCTAGGGAAGAAAACGAATGAATTTCAACTGAACGGCGCGACGACACTCGCTGTCCCCAAATTGGCCGTCCTGATCTCACCCTGGATTACGCTCGTTTCAAACATTCACTACCCATCAGAGGTCGACTACCTAGAACGAGACACGTTGTGGAAGTATGGGAAGGCGTATAGAGGATCAGCGGTACATGACCCTATAGCATCACCCGGACTGTGTGAAGACGGAGACCTCTGGACAGCAGTTAGTCCACAGCGAGGATACTTCATCGTCTACGGGGAGGAAGAGACGCTTGCACCCGACGCAGAGGCATTCGTTCGTCATCAACGAAAAAACAAAATCGAAGTAGACGCCATGGAGTTCAAAGGCGGTATTCACGCATGGCCGGTGGCATCACTAATGCTGTCTGGAACATGGGATCGGCGGTTACAGGGACTCGAATCTATCGTCGGGCACGTTAGACAGAAGTTCATGAATGACATTGTcacaagaaagaaaaatactatCTCTGACATAGAAGCATCAGATTAG
- the DPB3 gene encoding DNA polymerase epsilon subunit C has translation MSGDDSTSNYAPKSPDLSSFYSSGSGPTQPASQHLLGHGQGPGQYKVQPPAYTYGSAYTPPVPQTSTSLQQQRIKSKFPAYFPPVQQQYSPPGQTSNHLAPQPLQQDPYRLQQPYLGQVHSGQIQQQQRQHEQPQLLQFQQEYSQKSSPESPGSTRQADSEMPPRRAAAQPAAPAIEPSPVRTKFPTARIKRIMQADEEVGKVAQQTPIAVGKALELFMIQLVTKGAEVAKDKGSKRVTAPMLKQVVETDDQWDFLREIVGRVENEKEGSKSKAKAESDSDEDSEPKKKGRGGGRRRKV, from the coding sequence ATGTCGGGAGACGATTCCACCTCAAACTACGCGCCAAAGTCGCCCgacctttcttctttttattcaAGCGGCTCCGGCCCCACCCAGCCTGCCTCACAACATCttctcggccacggccaagggCCAGGTCAATATAAAGTGCAGCCTCCCGCCTACACCTATGGCTCTGCCTACACTCCACCCGTGCCGCAAACCTCGACTTCTCTTCAGCAACAGCGCATCAAGTCCAAGTTCCCAGCCTACTTTCCGCCCGTGCAGCAGCAATACTCACCACCGGGCCAGACCTCAAACCACTTAGCACCGCAGCCTCTGCAACAGGACCCTTACCGTCTACAACAGCCATACCTCGGCCAGGTGCATTCCGGACAaatccagcagcagcagcgccagcacgAGCAGCCGCAGCTGCTGCAGTTTCAGCAAGAATACTCCCAAAAGTCGTCGCCGGAGTCACCAGGCTCAACCCGGCAGGCTGACTCAGAAATGCCTCCGCGAAGAGCTGCGGCACAGCCGGCAGCCCCTGCCATTGAGCCATCACCGGTCAGGACCAAGTTCCCCACAGCAAGAATTAAACGCATCATGCAGGCCGATGAGGAAGTTGGCAAGGTTGCACAGCAGACTCCTATTGCTGTGGGCAAGGCCTTGGAACTGTTCATGATTCAACTGGTCACCAAAGGCGCCGAGgttgccaaggacaagggatCAAAAAGAGTTACAGCACCCATGCTGAAGCAGGTTGTCGAAACTGACGACCAATGGGATTTCCTGCGGGAAATTGTTGGCCGTGTCGAAAATGAGAAGGAGGGGAGCAAATCCAAGGCTAAGGCTGAAAGTGACAGCGACGAGGACTCTGagccaaagaaaaagggtCGAGGGGGCGGCCGTAGGAGGAAGGTATAG
- the pik1 gene encoding Phosphatidylinositol 4-kinase pik1, whose product MSWDLLQRFIESDVFNSNPFLPVSYLSRYADHVGIHYVLCQKLRQFPYEDIEFFLPQLCHLIISVDNESMALEEFLLDLCEESVTAALLTFWLFQTYLYDLSSNPQTGAFQTCRRVYNKVQHIVFGLADRARHEKIKENVLPVTVLSSFVLASVAMPMIPKWAGPLAVAQARKPQPVTELIPETDEPAKTPTRAQTVTGATSKSRRAKDAKNPIASLPGANGLKDGRPSPRSVPHLPTSTPLQKSRIVSESKRPSALELGSVEARLSSASLPLPSPQMTSRPSTPVSAGLTLRSNESGIHRRHSHNTKAVPDPADLSQTHKTKLLRQHYFRSQTQFLTALEGISNRLVIVPKQARMSALRAELALIARDLPAEVDVPVICPPTLVNGSPGKSRHHRIVRLNPAEATVLNSAEKVPYLMMVEVLREDFSFDPDTPDNHRLLTKLLDSSGKARRLFDLSSETPKIMPVARTPEPVVDSVFEPTSGDLGSSPLLMPEDDTFSRPMTKHHQVHTSQRLSSGATTSSTTLDAATPRTSGQSTSRSSSPGSRRKMTLTLPRNASADQPDFSALATHMRTASQMLAQLDATSGKRPRQEVAAIRAKIIASMQSLEEKSFDMDEQGPTFDTIIAKTNAGAPSTGNPDLEEDASIDPAINASAGRERMENDFKTGGVQRRGDRDDPSAAVFGEAWEAKKERIRKSSPYGWMKNWDLVSVIVKTGADLRQEAFACQLIDVCHKIWLDAGVNVWVKLMRILVTGESSGLIETITNGVSLHSLKRSLTLASIESGQNPRHRIATLKDHFVKAFGQSDSEPYKAGVDAFKRSLAAYSVISYVLQLKDRHNGNVLIDSEGHIIHIDFGFMLSNSPGSVGFEAAPFKLTHEYVNVLGGLNSPDYDDYKRLCKQAFQVALRRSADNIIDLVAMMGRDSKMPCFSVGVAQVTNTLRQRFQLHLSADEAEQFVETDLIAKSFGSYYTRLYDTFQYRTQGIY is encoded by the exons ATGTCGTGGGACTTGCTTCAGAGATTTATCGAATCCGACGTCTTCAATTCGAATCCCTTTCTACCAGTCTCATACCTTTC GCGATACGCTGACCATGTGGGCATCCATTATGTTCTGTGCCAGAAACTGCGGCAATTCCCTTACGAGGATATCGAGTTCTTCTTGCCGCAGCTATGCCACCTTATAATCAGCGTCGATAATGAATCAATGGCCCTGGAGGAGTTTCTGCTGGATTTATGCGAGGAATCCGTGACTGCTGCTCTGCTG ACTTTCTGGCTCTTCCAGACGTACCTTTACGATCTTTCCTCGAATCCGCAGACCGGAGCTTTTCAAACCTGCCGGAGAGTATACAACAAAGTCCAGCACATTGTCTTTGGATTGGCAGATAGAGCACGGCACGAGAAGATCAAGGAGAATGTCTTGCCAGTGACTGTTTTGTCCAGCTTCGTCCTCGCCAGTGTTGCGATGCCCATGATTCCGAAGTGGGCGGGACCACTTGCGGTTGCACAGGCTCGGAAGCCTCAACCTGTTACCGAGCTTATTCCCGAAACCGACGAGCCTGCCAAAACTCCAACGAGAGCACAAACTGTAACGGGAGCGACGTCAAAATCTAGACGGGCTAAAGACGCTAAAAACCCAATCGCGTCCTTGCCTGGTGCTAATGGCCTCAAGGATGGTCGCCCTTCTCCCAGAAGCGTGCCTCATTTGCCCACATCAACCCCATTACAGAAAAGCAGAATCGTTTCTGAATCTAAACGACCGTCGGCGTTGGAGTTGGGATCCGTGGAAGCCCGACTCAGCTCTGCTTCATTGCCCCTACCTTCACCACAAATGACGAGCCGTCCTTCGACTCCCGTGTCGGCTGGATTAACACTTCGATCAAACGAAAGCGGTATCCATCGGCGACACTCGCACAACACCAAGGCTGTTCCCGATCCTGCCGATCTGTCCCAAACTCATAAGACGAAACTTTTGCGCCAGCATTACTTCCGCTCCCAAACCCAATTCCTGACTGCCCTCGAGGGCATATCTAACCGCTTGGTAATAGTTCCTAAGCAAGCGAGGATGAGCGCCTTGCGTGCTGAGTTGGCGCTCATTGCACGGGACTTGCCTGCCGAGGTTGACGTTCCTGTAATCTGCCCTCCGACCTTGGTCAATGGATCGCCTGGAAAGAGTCGCCATCACAGAATAGTGCGACTCAATCCTGCGGAGGCAACCGTCTTGAACAGTGCTGAGAAAGTGCCATATCTCATGATGGTAGAAGTTCTCAGAGAAGACTTCAGCTTTGACCCTGACACACCGGATAACCATCGACTTCTCACCAAACTATTAGATTCTAGTGGCAAGGCGCGCCGGCTTTTTGACTTATCATCCGAGACCCCAAAAATTATGCCAGTTGCACGAACACCTGAACCCGTTGTCGACAGCGTTTTTGAACCCACTTCTGGGGATTTGGGAAGCTCGCCTTTGCTAATGCCAGAAGATGACACGTTCTCCAGACCAATGACGAAGCACCATCAAGTCCATACCTCGCAGCGATTGTCAAGTGGAGCTACGACCTCTTCTACGACGCTGGATGCTGCCACTCCTCGTACATCAGGGCAATCGACATCAAGATCCAGCAGTCCAGGATCGAGGCGCAAGATGACTCTCACCTTGCCAAGGAATGCCTCTGCAGATCAGCCTGATTTCTCGGCCCTTGCGACTCATATGCGAACCGCATCTCAGATGCTTGCGCAACTTGATGCAACGAGTGGAAAGCGGCCTAGACAAGAAGTTGCTGCCATTCGTGCCAAGATAATTGCGAGTATGCAAAGCCTGGAAGAAAAGAGcttcgacatggacgagcaAGGACCGACTTTTGACaccatcattgccaagacAAATGCAGGCGCACCTTCAACGGGTAACCCGGATCTGGAAGAGGACGCCTCCATTGACCCGGCGATAAATGCTAGTGCAGGCAGGGAGCGAATGGAAAATGACTTCAAGACGGGTGGTGTTCAACGTCGTGGTGACCGTGACGACCCAAGTGCAGCCGTTTTTGGTGAGGCATGGGAAGCCAAAAAGGAACGTATTCGGAAGTCCTCCCCCTATGGCTGGATGAAGAACTGGGATCTCGTGAGCGTCATTGTCAAGACTGGTGCCGACTTAAGACAGGAAGCCTTTGCTTGCCAGCTGATCGACGTTTGCCACAAAATCTGGTTGGATGCTGGAGTCAACGTTTGGGTCAAGCTGATGCGCATATTGGTTACGGGCGAGTCATCGGGTCTGATTGAGACCATTACCAACGGCGTGTCGCTCCACTCACTGAAGCGAAGTTTGACTCTTGCCTCAATTGAGTCCGGGCAGAACCCTCGGCATCGAATTGCCACCTTGAAGGACCACTTCGTAAAGGCTTTTGGCCAGTCAGATAGCGAGCCGTACAAAGCAGGTGTGGATGCCTTTAAGCGATCCCTCGCGGCCTACAGCGTCATCTCATATGTCTTGCAGCTCAAGGATCGGCACAATGGAAATGTTTTGATCGATAGTGAGGGGCATATTATTCACATTGATTTTGGCTTCATGCTGTCGAATTCTCCTGGATCGGTTGGCTTTGAGGCGGCGCCATTCAAGCTTACACACGAGTATGTGAATGTACTAGGGGGCTTGAACTCGCCAGACTACGATGACTACAAAAGGTTATGCAAGCAGGCATTTCAAG TAGCTCTCCGACGCTCAGCCGACAATATCATCGACCTGGTGGCTATGATGGGTCGAGATTCGAAGATGCCCTGTTTTTCTGTGGGCGTGGCTCAAGTGACAAATACCCTGAGGCAGCGTTTCCAGCTGCACTTGAGTGCCGATGAGGCAGAGCAGTTTGTTGAGACGGACTTGATTGCCAAGTCATTTGGAAGCTATTATACTCGTCT CTACGATACCTTCCAATATAGAACTCAGGGCATTTACTAG